From Stigmatopora argus isolate UIUO_Sarg chromosome 14, RoL_Sarg_1.0, whole genome shotgun sequence, the proteins below share one genomic window:
- the clcn7 gene encoding H(+)/Cl(-) exchange transporter 7 has protein sequence MANITKKVSWSSRADESGPAGEATPLLNGSEKRQHTRETPGGGTVFQIGRLSNVDLEEEVTSDEETQRGRPKEIPHNEKLLSLKYESLDYDNIENQLFLEEERRMSYLGFRCLEISRWVVCGLIGFLTGLIACFIDIVVEQLAGIKYQVVKENIDRFTEVGGLSLSLILWAVLNSVFVMMGAIIVAFFEPIAAGSGIPQIKCYLNGVKVPRVVRLKTLVVKVCGVICSVVGGLAVGKEGPMIHSGAVVAAGVSQGRSTSLKRDFKIFEYFRRDTEKRDFVSAGAAAGVSAAFGAPVGGVLFSLEEGASFWNQMLTWRIFFASMISTFTLNFFLSIYHNNPGDLSNPGLINFGRFENDSVAYYLYEIPLFIAMGAIGGLLGALFNVLNYWLTIFRIRYVHRPCLQVMEAMLVAAVTATVSFTMIYFSNDCQPLDPDHSEEYPLQLFCADGEYNSMATAFFNTPERSVRSLFHNPPGSYNPLTLGLFTLTYFFLACWTYGLTVSAGVFIPSLLIGAAWGRLCGILLSAISASGSIWADPGKYALIGAAAQLGGIVRMTLSLTVIMVEATGNVTYGLPIMLVLMTAKIVGDYFVEGLYDIHIKLQSIPFLHWEAPATSHWLTAREVMSSPVTCLNKIEKVGTIVDILSSTSTNHNGFPVVVAQDDSGEEPAKLCGLILRSQLIVLLKHKAFVELARSRLTQRKLQLKDFRDAYPRFPPIQSIHVSQDERECMMDLSEFMNATPYTVPQDTSLPRVFKLVRALGLRHLVVVDDENRVVGLVTRKDLARYHLGKHGLEELQLAQT, from the exons ATGGCTAACATCACGAAGAAAGTGTCGTGGTCAAGCCGAGCTGACGAATCCGGTCCCGCCGGTGAAGCTACGCCGCTTCTAAACGGCTCTGAGAAGCGTCAACACACCAGAGAG ACCCCTGGGGGAGGCACTGTATTTCAAATAGGGAGACTGAGCAATGTGGATTTGGAAGAGGAAGTTACGTCAGATGag GAGACCCAACGGGGACGTCCCAAAGAAATCCCTCATAATGAGAAGCTGCTGTCACTCAAATACGAG agtctTGACTATGATAACATCGAGAACCAGCTCTTTCTGGAAGAGGAAAGGCGTATGAGTTACCTG GGTTTTCGCTGTTTGGAAATCAGTCGCTGGGTGGTCTGTGGTCTGATCGGCTTTCTCACAGGCCTCATTGCCTGTTTCATAGACATTGTGGTGGAGCAGCTGGCTGGAATCAAATACCAAGTTGTTAAAGAAA ATATCGATAGGTTTACAGAAGTTGGCGGACTATCTCTCTCACTCATCCTGTGGGCTGTCTTGAATTCCGTTTTTGTTATGATGGGAGCAATCATAGTTGCCTTTTTTGAG CCTATCGCAGCAGGGAGCGGTATTCCTCAAATAAAATGTTACCTGAATGGAGTCAAGGTTCCGAGAGTGGTTCGACTTAAG ACTCTGGTAGTGAAAGTGTGTGGAGTTATTTGCTCAGTCGTTGGTGGATTGGCTGTTGGAAAG GAAGGCCCCATGATCCACTCTGGTGCAGTTGTCGCTGCGGGAGTCTCCCAGGGCAGGAGTACCTCTTTGAAAAGAGACTTCAAG ATCTTTGAATACTTCCGGAGAGACACGGAGAAAAGAGACTTTGTTTCTGCTGGAGCTGCTGCCGGAGTCTCGGCGGCATTTGGAGCACCAGTTG GTGGGGTTCTTTTCTCTCTCGAAGAAGGAGCGTCTTTCTGGAACCAAATGCTCACATGGAGAATA TTCTTTGCATCAATGATCTCCACCTTCACCTTGAACTTCTTTCTCAGTATCTACCACAACAACCCGGGTGACCTTTCCAACCCTGGTCTCATCAACTTTGGACGATTTGAGAATGAC AGCGTGGCCTATTACCTCTATGAAATTCCCTTATTCATTGCCATGGGTGCTATAG GTGGACTTCTGGGAGCTCTGTTCAATGTTCTCAACTACTGGCTGACCATCTTCAGAATAAG GTATGTCCATCGTCCTTGTTTGCAAGTGATGGAAGCTATGTTGGTCGCCGCGGTGACGGCGACAGTGTCATTCACCATGATTTACTTCTCCAACGACTGTCAGCCTCTTGACCCCGACCACTCCGAGGAGTACCCCCTGCAG CTATTCTGTGCTGATGGGGAGTATAACTCCATGGCCACAGCCTTCTTCAATACTCCAGAGAGAAGTGTCCGTAGCCTTTTCCACAACCCGCCAG GATCCTACAATCCTCTGACGCTGGGCTTATTCACACTGACGTACTTCTTTCTGGCCTGTTGGACGTACGGCCTCACCGTGTCTGCTGGGGTCTTCATCCCGTCGCTGCTTATCGGTGCAGCCTGGGGAAGACTATGCGGAATTCTGCTGTCTGCCATCTCTGCCTCTGGATCG ATCTGGGCAGATCCTGGTAAATATGCCTTGATTGGAGCAGCAGCCCAGTTGG GTGGCATTGTGAGGATGACTCTCAGTTTGACAGTCATCATGGTGGAGGCCACGGGCAATGTCACGTACGGCCTTCCTATTATGCTCGTCCTAATGACGGCCAAGATCGTAGGAGACTACTTTGTTGAG gGTCTATACGATATCCACATTAAACTGCAGAGCATTCCCTTCCTCCATTGGGAGGCTCCTGCAACTTCACACTGGCTAACAGCTAG AGAAGTGATGAGTAGTCCAGTCACCTGTTTGAACAAGATAGAGAAGGTAGGAACCATTGTTGACATCCTGAGCAGCACATCGACCAATCACAATGGTTTTCCTGTGGTGGTAGCTCAAGATGATTCTGGTGAAGAG CCAGCAAAACTTTGTGGACTCATCCTTCGCTCACAGCTCATTGTTCTTCTTAAGCACAAG GCGTTTGTAGAACTGGCACGCTCGCGGCTCACCCAGAGGAAGCTCCAGCTGAAGGACTTCAGGGACGCCTACCCCCGCTTCCCCCCAATCCAAAGCATCCATGTCTCCCAAGATGAACGAGAGTGTATGATGGACCTCTCTGAGTTTATGAACGCGACACCTTACACTGTTCCACAG GATACTTCTCTTCCTCGTGTGTTTAAACTGGTCAGAGCACTCGGTCTCAGGCACCTGGTTGTGGTGGATGATGAAAACAGG
- the slc2a6 gene encoding solute carrier family 2, facilitated glucose transporter member 6 → MDEDSPLLYRKASSREPKFNKFKLFLAVFVAVLGNFNFGYSLVYPSPVLPVLQSPDADPHLRMDTSQAALFGSVYMLGAAAGGFLAMLLNDLIGRKLSIMVSAVPSSFGYLLIGGAVEIWMLHLGRLLTGVAGGLTAASIPVYISEISHKSLRGALGTFPQITAVCGALSLYALGLVLPWRWLAIAGAVPSLMLVILLVFMPYSPRRLLSLGREKEAECTLLWLRGPDFDIQSEVNAIKHSISLQSRAPWSQLTKPMYYKPILISVAMRFLQQLSGITPILVYLEPIFSKSNVSLEPRYDAAVVGLVRLASVSFSAFLMDKAGRKALLYTSSYAMGWGPITWLLMSEVLPLAVRGVASGLCVATSWLTGFILTVSFTHLVDSYGLYVPYFFFTVVSVVCLLFTALCVPETRGRSLEEIENYFRTRRFTINNEY, encoded by the exons ATGGATGAAGACAGTCCTTTGCTTTACAGAAAAGCCTCATCACGGGAACCCAAG TTCAACAAATTCAAACTGTTCCTGGCTGTTTTTGTTGCCGTCTTGGGGAACTTCAATTTCGGCTATTCCCTGGTCTATCCATCCCCCGTCCTGCCCGTGCTCCAGAGTCCTGATGCAGATCCACATCTGAGGATGGACACCTCACAGGCCGCACTATTTGGCTCAGTTTACATGCTGGGCGCGGCCGCCGGCGGATTCCTGGCCATGCTGCTTAATGACCTGATTGGTAGAAAACTGAGCATCATGGTGTCAGCTGTGCCTTCCAGTTTTGG TTACCTGTTGATAGGAGGGGCTGTGGAAATATGGATGCTCCACCTGGGTCGTTTACTCACAGGTGTCGCCGGAGGGCTGACAGCGGCATCCATACCT GTCTACATATCAGAGATATCCCATAAATCTTTGAGAGGAGCATTGGGAACGTTCCCTCAGATTACTGCTGTGTGTGGAGCGCTGTCACTCTACGCTTTGG GACTGGTGTTACCGTGGCGGTGGCTTGCTATTGCAGGAGCCGTGCCATCATTGATGCTGGTAATACTTCTAGTCTTCATGCCTTACTCTCCCAGGAGATTGCTCTCTCTGGGTAGAGAGAAGGAGGCCGAGTGCACTCTCCTCTGGCTGAGGGGGCCTGACTTTGACATACAGAGCGAAGTAAACGCCATTAAG CACAGCATCAGTCTTCAGAGCCGTGCCCCGTGGTCTCAGCTGACCAAACCCATGTACTACAAACCAATCCTCATCTCTGTGGCTATGCGATTTCTGCAACAGTTGTCTGGCATCACCCCCATTCTTGTCTACTTGGAACCCATCTTTTCTAAGAGCAATGTTTCCCTGGAGCCCAG GTATGATGCTGCGGTTGTTGGATTGGTTCGCCTCGCTTCCGTCAGCTTTTCGGCATTTTTGATGGACAAGGCAGGGCGCAAAGCTCTGCTGTACACCTCCA GTTACGCCATGGGATGGGGGCCAATCACATGGCTGCTCATGTCAGAGGTTTTGCCTCTGGCTGTCAGAGGCGTGGCCTCAGGCCTCTGCGTGGCCACCAGCTGGTTGACAGGCTTCATACTCACGGTTTCCTTTACTCACCTGGTAGACAGCTACGGCCTCTACGTgccgtatttttttttcactgtagtGAGTGTCGTGTGTTTGCTGTTTACTGCTTTGTGTGTCCCGGAGACCCGGGGTCGATCCCTGGAGGAAATTGAGAATTATTTCAGGACACGCAGGTTTACTATTAACAATGAGTATTGA